TGCATTGGCATCTTCCGGCAGATATTTTTCTGCTGTTTCCAATGCCAGATCATATTCTTCACTGGTAATATAATGTTTCATTAATTCCACTGGATAATTCAAAGTGATCGTATTCTGATCCTGGGCTTCACAAAGCCAGCACAAACTCATCAATACAGCCAGAATTATCATATTACTTCTTTTCATCATACTCCTGAGCAAATAAGGCAGCACCCAGTGCTCCAGTCAAAAAAGGATTATCTGTCACCTTGATCTTCGTCTCTATTTCTTCTTCCAGACATTTCACCATAGCTTTATTCAAAGCCACTCCACCAGTAAAAACTGCTTCCTGTTCTTTGGGGAAACCAGCGACCATATTTGCGATTCTACGCGCAATTGACCTGTGAACAGCCTGAGCAATATCAGATCGTTTCTCACCCCTGGATATCATCCCTATCATTTCTGATTCAGCAAATACCACACAGGTATTAGTGATTTCCAGTTCTCGCTCGGATTGTTCAGCCAGATCTCCTAATTCTGAAACTTCCACTTCCAGAATATTTGCAACTTTTTCCAGAAATCTGCCTGTTCCTGCTGCACATCGGTCATTCATCACAAAATCTGTTACTTTTCCACCATTTTCAAGCAATATTCCTTTGGAATCCTGTCCACCAATATCGATTACTAACTTACAATCGGGAAAATAATAATTTACACCCCGGGCATGACAAGTTATTTCAGAAATTTTTCTCCGGTTCTGCAATATCAGGTTTCTGCCATAGCCGGTAACAACAATTGATAGTGCATCAACCAATTCAGCAGGAATTTCCCTTTTTGCCTTCTCCAGCATGGATTCTGCTGTCCGTACAGGTGACAGACCTGTAGGCTGCACATCATCCCAGATGATCTGGTTATTTTCCAGAAAAACCAGCTTCGTAGTACGCGAACCCGAGTCTATTCCACAACCTCTCAATTCCTTTCTCCTGCAATCTTGATCATCAGATCTTCTTTTATCATTTTTGTATCAGAGTATATAATTTATCTTCTCGCAAATATTTCTTTGCTACCAGTTTTACCTGTTCACCAGTAACTGCCAGCAGTCTTTCCCTGCGGTTAAGATAGTGCTCCAAACCCAGTCCTAACGCAATTCGTGAGCCCATTGTCGATGCTATTGCCGATACGCTTTCTTCCTGCTGGAGCATTTGACCAGCCAGGTGGTTTTTCACTTTTGTGAGTTCATACTCGCTTACACCTTTTTCACCAACCTGTTTAAATATCCGCTTGATCATTTTAAGACCTATTTCAGTATTTTCACGATCGACTGCTGCTGCCATAATAAACGAACCGGAATTCATCATCGTATAATAATCCATATCTACAGAATATGCCAGACCGTGCTGTTCCCGCAGTTCATTGAATAGTTGCGAATTTGTGTCTCCACCCAGTATCTGACAGAGTACAGACATTGCCATTGCTTCTTCCTGTGATTCCAGACCAGGACCAAACCCACCGGTTACTATTATCCCCTGACTGGATTGCGTGTCGATTACCTTATAACGCTTTACAGAAGGATAGACCTGATAATTCGGTTTGTAGTCAATATGCTTGCCGGTTTTATCACCAAAATGCTTTTCCACCAGTTCATCAACTGCAGAAAAATCTATATCTCCAGTTACAACCAGAGTCATATTATCCGGAGTATAGTAGTCTTTTTGCCATCTTCTTACACGGGACAAAGTCAATTTATTCAGATCATTCCGTCTTCCGTCCCGGCTGTACAAATTGCTTTTCGTGCTATAGATCATTTTTCGCCAGTTCTTAAGCGCTTCGCGTTGCGGATAGTCTTTCTGCCGGCGCATCATACTCAATATTGCTTGTTTGATATTTAAAAAGTGTTCCCTGGGTAGTTCTGGAGCAAATAATACATTCGATACTGATTCCAAAGCCATTGCCAGATCTTCTGTAAAGCATTTGCACTTCAAAGTTGTATAATCCATCTGAGGACTGATCCGCATGTTGATGCCATGCAAACTGCAAAAATCCAGAAATTTATCATAATTATGCTGCTGATTACCATATAGCATTAATGCTCCAGAAACTGAATTTATTCCTTTGATACCTTCTTCTTCATATAATTGAGAAACATTAAATACTGCTGATATACCAACTGTTGGCTTGCCAATAATTTTTCTATAAAGCACCTTGATGCCATTAGCAAGAGTCCGCTGAGCATATTCCTGATCAGCATGATTAAAATTCACTGGTTGTCTGCTGGTGAATATCTGCTTAACTGCGAGATCAGAGACATTCTTAGAACCCTGATAATAGATCTTCATATAATCTATGCGAAGCCATTTATCAATTACCGCTCTTATAGCACCGCGGGATATTTGCTTCAATTTGTCGGGAAAGGTGAAATAGTCATGATAATCTGAATATATCTCATCCATTCCAAGATTTGAAGCATAAGATTCCATGTATTCCCTGGAAAATCTGAAACTGTTAAGGATCTCTGCTTTTTGCTGCATGAGTTGAACAGCACTGATACCCCTGCTGCAGAAATCATTCCAGCATTCACAGAATCCCTTGATCACATCCAGGGCTTCAATTCCCTGATTAGGAAACAGTAGAATGATACTCACACCATCATTGATTCCACTGATTCCATTAATTTTTATGCTGTCCACCAGTTTCCTTCGTTTAAAAAGCTCATCATAAAGATATGAGTTTTTGCCAATCATAAATGATTTATAAACCACTGATAGTGCAATCGCATCAGGATGATTCTCTGTCAGATCAGGGATTGCCACTGCCACGATATCAGAATCTGATTTATGTTTGATAACTTTGAAGGAGAATTTTTCCGGGTGTCCTCCATATACTGGTTTACGCTCTGTGCTTTCTTTTCCTTCCCAATCAGCAAAATATTTATTTATCCATTCATCAAGTTGGTTCCGCTCAAAATCTCCTGCTACAACCAGTACGCAGTTTCCCGGATAATAATGCCCTTGGATAAATTCCTGCAAAATTTCCCGTGTAGCGTTTTTCAATGATTTCCGATTACCAATAATGGGATTTCGATAAGGATTGTCTTTCAGATAATCATTAGCTATCCGCTCTATCAGATTATCTTCTCTGTCATTCTCAGATTCCTTTAATTCTTCAATGATCACTTTCTTTTCTGAATTAAAATCTGCTTGAGTAAATTCCGGATAGCGAACCAGATCTCCAAGTATTTTTATTGTTTCCTCAAGATATTCTTTGGAAATATCAATATAATAACAGGTGCTGTCATATTCTGTGTAGGCATTCATAGAGCCGCCAAGATAGGCAACTCTATCCATGATGATCCCATCTGGATAATTCCGGGTTGATCTGAATACCAGATGCTCGGCAAAATGTGAAAATCCTGCTTCTGCTTCTGATTCCCAGGCTGAACCAAACCGGACATGCATTTGTACACTGACCAATGGTATTATCTGGTCTTCGGCAAAAATCACTTTCAAACCATTAGCTAATTTTATATCTTCTACTCTATAATCTTTTTCCATTTATTTATATTTACCTTAATCCTTGATTTCCCAGAAATTATTACTCCACACACCGGCATAAGCATTATGATCATGAATGCTCTCCAGGTTTTCTGTTTCAACTTTGAAGCTGGCTATGCGTTCATCCTGCCTTAATTTTAGCGTTATCTCCCGCACAATATCTTCAGCAAAGCGGGGATTATCATAAGCCTGCTCTGTTACGTATTTCTCATCTGGACGCTTCAATAATGAATATATTTCACAACTCGCGGAAGCTTCCACCATTTCTATCAATTCTTCCAGCCACACAAATTCACCGAGTGTCACCTGGATATTTACATAAGATCGCTGACTGTGTGCTCCATTATCACTGATCTCTTTGGAGCATGGGCACAATGTTGTGATTGGCACTTTCACTCCTATCACCAGCCTATATTCCTCTTTCAATGAAGCTTGAAAATGACACTGATAAGATAATAATGATCTGATCTTACTCACTGGTGCCTCTTTCTCGATGAAGTAAGGAAAATCTATTACTGCCAATGCGGTCTCAGAGCCCATACGTTCTCGCAGGTCTGCCAGAAACTGTTCCAGATTACTGATGATATCTTCTTTATGATATTTATTAAGTACTTCCAGAAATCTGCTCATATGTGTTCCACGCTCATGCTCCCGCAAATCTACATAAAGTGCTATATCTGCCACTGTCTGCTGATTTACATTTCTACGATCTTCTACTACTATCGGATAGCGTATTTTTTTTACCCCCACCCGGTCAATAGTTATTTCTCTTGTATCACGTTCACTTTGTACGTCTTTATTTTTCATATCATTTACTCCAGAAATTCTTCTGCACCAGAACTTACACTTCTCACCAGTTTATCATCTTCCATGTGATATATGATCACCCAGCCATTAGGAAGTGCATCAGCAAGCTTGATAGCATCTGGTACAGATAACACGAAAGCTGCTGTAGAAAGTGCGTCGGCTGTCTCTGCATCATCAGCTATTGCCGTCACACTCACGCACTGCCTCGCAGGATATCCGGTTAAAGCATCAATTATATGATGATATCTCACTCCATCTACCTCAAAATACCGCTCATAGTCTCCTGAGGTTACTACTGCCTGATCTTTTATACGGATCTTATCTATTACTTCTCCATGGTCTTTCTGGGGATGCTGAATGCCTATCAACATTCCATCTCCTCCCCAGATTCGAATATCACCTCCAGCATTGACCAGAATTTCACTCACACCCTCACTTATCAGAAAATCAATTACTTGGTCAACTATATATCCCTTGGCAATACTACCCAGATTAAGTTTCATCCCTGCTGGAATCAGGATACTGTCTCCTTCAACAATTATTCTGTCAAATCCCGTATTTGCCAGAGCTTCAATTATTTCCTTTTCTTCAGGAATTCTGGCTTTTGAGATATCCCAAAGGTCACTTAAACTGCCAATACTCAGATCATATTTCCCAGCAGTCGCCTGATAGAAATATGTTCCTTTAACGAGTATTTCCTTCAAGGTGCTGTCAATATGTGTTTTCTCACCCCGAGAATTGTTCACAGCACTTATCAAACTACCTTCAACATAATATGATAAAAGATGCTCATAATCACGTGCCAGAGCAAATGCACTATCAATTACAGCATCCAGATCAGGTATTCGCCCTGATGCTTCTATTTCAAAAAAAGTGTCCATGATGAAAGCAGTCTGCCTGCTCTCATTAACACGATTTCGCTGTGACCATAACCCGATTCCTATCAGGATGACCACAAATATTATCTGTATTAAATATCCAAACTTCTTTTTTTCCATTAGATATCAAAATTTCGTGTACTTCAATATTTGTCAATTATTGTAAATTTGTTCTGACATCCTCCCGTTTTTCATCTGAATTTTATCCTCAACTCTCCAGAATAATTTATAAAGAATCAGTCTCTTAAAAATGATTGTCTCTCTACTCCCATTAAGATGTCTGATAGTGTATAAGCATAAATAACCTCCCTTTTTTTTAAGTAAATTGCATGCCTCTGCCGCACAGGCAAAATTGCTCAGGAAAATTATCTGGATTGCCTCAAAATCCCCACTGTATGCCTTAAAGGAGCATACTGGCAGCATACTGGTAACAAAGGGGCAACCTATAGGCTGTGCAAGGCTGAACGGCATGACATATATGTGTTATGCCGTTCAGCCTTGTCTTGCTTACTTCTTGCCCCTTTGTTGCCAGAAGGTTAAAAGTAAGTTAGCATAATGGGTTCTTTTATTATGGAAAAACATAATCTCTGCTTGATAATTAGCATACACAATAATTCACTTGTTGGTCATTTTGATTACTCTTCGATGGTAAATTTCATCCTATATGAAGCAACTAAATTGATCGATATATAATGTAAACCTTTTTTGTGTTTGATTCTTTCCTCTCAGTAGCCTTTAGTTTTATTGCCGGTTACACTTTTATCAAATTCAATTCCAATTTGCTTTGAAGTGCAATTATTTGATTTAAAATTAGTCAAAATATATACAAATTTCCTTGAAAATTTTTCTATCTACTTTCTCTTTAACTAAACTCCTGGCATAGCTCTTTATGTGTTTATTTTAGTCGATGACATATTATCTGGAGCTAAGTAAAGGAGCTGATAAAACCTGTTGCTCAATCAGGGGAAAAGCTTCTTGCAGCTTCTTTTGAGGTGATAAATTAGCAAAAATGTCATTTTTGATTAATGCCACAAATTAAGCAGAGATGTGCACTAAATGAGCCAAATATTGACTTTCACCTTTATTTATCAATAACTTAGGTTGAACAGACTCGTGATTATTCGTAAGAACTATAAAATAATTTTCTTGACCATTTAACAGGAAATATGTTCATTATACATGAGAATTTAATTATTAAATAACAGACGAAAAATAGCTTAGCGGATAGATTATTGTGTAATGAAAAGGAGGGGAAACCATGAATAATGAGGGAAAAGTTAAAGCGGAATTTATAGCCTGGCAGACGTTTTCTATATTTATCAGCAGTACTTTTATAGATATGCAGGCAGAGCGTGATCATCTGAAGAATATTGTATTTCCAAAAGTTGAAGAGGAATTGAGGAAAAACCGGGTACGGCTGGAAGTTGTAGATCTGCGATGGGGATTGGATACGTCAACTATCAATGATGAATCTGATCGTGAGGTAAGGGTATTGCAGGTGTGCCTGGATGAGATAAAGCGTTGCCGTCCTTTCTTTATTGGTTTGCTGGGTGACAGGTATGGCTGGGTACCGGCGGAAGATCGGATGAAAGATGCTATAAAAAGAATGGAAGAGATGAAAGGTCACACTCGATTAACAACAATTTCTGAGAATAGGGAAGATGTTCCACAAACCCCTTTTAAAAAAAGTTTGTTTAGCATTTTTAAGAGAAATAAAAAAGAAATTAATGATAATCCTGTTTCCAAAGAACCTACCAATACCATCCCATCTGATGTTTCTCATATATGTAAAAGCGTTACGGCATTGGAGATTGAGTTTGGTGTACTCGCCAGTGAAGAGCAATTGACCCGTAGCGTGTTTTATTTTAGAGATCCACTGCCTTATAAAGAAATGCCAGGCGATGTTGCTGCCAGATACTGTGATGAATATGATCCTGAACTGGAAGATGAGGAATTATCAGAGCGAAAGGTTGCACTCAATAATCTGAAAGTTGAAATCAGAGATCATTTTGATAAGAAGAGATTAAAAGATAAGGTTAAGCCATATTCAGGAAACTGGGATAAAAATAAGCATAAAGTGGTGGGTTTGGAAGCCTGGGGAGAAATAGTATATGAAGATATAATCCGGGAATGCAAAGCCCAGGCAAAGATCAAAGAAAGCGATGTGCCGAAGAATGTTTATGAGCAGCAAGAAGCATTGCTGGACGCTTTTATTGAAGACCATACTCATATTACGACTATAAAAACCGGCACTACTGTAGAGGAAGTCCCAACTTTTTGCGGACGGATTGAATTACTCAAGGAATTGAAAGAGCATCTGCTGAATACGGATGCAGAGAAATGGGGACTGGTGCTGACTGGTGAAAGCGGATCGGGGAAGAGTGCGGTATTTTCGATGATCTACAGGATGCTGCAAAGGGAAGATTGCGTACTGCTGGCAAATTCTGCCGGGATTTCACCTCGCTCCAGAAATGTAGCTGATCTATTACAGAGGTGGAACAAGCAATTAAGTAAAAGGCTTGGGATTAAATATGAAACAGATATTGGCAAAACAGATGAATTTGACCTGAAAAATATATCCTCACAGCAAAAAGATCAGAAACCTGCCATTGAAGAGCTTCAACAGAAATTCAAAGAACTGCTCTTTGCCATTGCAGAAAAAGAACAGGTAGTTATATTGCTTGATGCCCTGGACCGCTTTGAACCTACTTCACGGGCAATAAATATGACCTGGCTGCCGCAGGTGATGCCGGGCAAGGTGCGGATGCTGTGCACAGCCATTACAGGAACCGAGGTGAAGGCAGTACAATATCATCGAGAATTAGTTTCCAGAGACATTGACCATTTTACAAAAGAAGAAGCAGAAGCGATGCTGGTGATGCTTTGCCTTAAGCAGCATAAAGACATGCCTGAAAATGTAAAAAATTCTATCCTGGCAAGAAATAGAAATGATGGCATATCAGCCTGCTCAAGTCCCTTATGGTTAAGCATGGCAGTGAATATCCTTATGGCTTTGGATAGTCATGATTTTGAAGAAATCCAGAAAGGGAAAGGGAAAGCTGACCAAGCGTTCAATGATTTTATGCTGGAGTTGGTAAATGGTTATAAAGATACCCCAGGTGAGTTGTTTCTGGATTTGGTTGATAAAGCCGCAGGTTA
The sequence above is a segment of the Candidatus Stygibacter australis genome. Coding sequences within it:
- a CDS encoding acyl-CoA dehydratase activase, with amino-acid sequence MRGCGIDSGSRTTKLVFLENNQIIWDDVQPTGLSPVRTAESMLEKAKREIPAELVDALSIVVTGYGRNLILQNRRKISEITCHARGVNYYFPDCKLVIDIGGQDSKGILLENGGKVTDFVMNDRCAAGTGRFLEKVANILEVEVSELGDLAEQSERELEITNTCVVFAESEMIGMISRGEKRSDIAQAVHRSIARRIANMVAGFPKEQEAVFTGGVALNKAMVKCLEEEIETKIKVTDNPFLTGALGAALFAQEYDEKK
- a CDS encoding pitrilysin family protein; this encodes MEKDYRVEDIKLANGLKVIFAEDQIIPLVSVQMHVRFGSAWESEAEAGFSHFAEHLVFRSTRNYPDGIIMDRVAYLGGSMNAYTEYDSTCYYIDISKEYLEETIKILGDLVRYPEFTQADFNSEKKVIIEELKESENDREDNLIERIANDYLKDNPYRNPIIGNRKSLKNATREILQEFIQGHYYPGNCVLVVAGDFERNQLDEWINKYFADWEGKESTERKPVYGGHPEKFSFKVIKHKSDSDIVAVAIPDLTENHPDAIALSVVYKSFMIGKNSYLYDELFKRRKLVDSIKINGISGINDGVSIILLFPNQGIEALDVIKGFCECWNDFCSRGISAVQLMQQKAEILNSFRFSREYMESYASNLGMDEIYSDYHDYFTFPDKLKQISRGAIRAVIDKWLRIDYMKIYYQGSKNVSDLAVKQIFTSRQPVNFNHADQEYAQRTLANGIKVLYRKIIGKPTVGISAVFNVSQLYEEEGIKGINSVSGALMLYGNQQHNYDKFLDFCSLHGINMRISPQMDYTTLKCKCFTEDLAMALESVSNVLFAPELPREHFLNIKQAILSMMRRQKDYPQREALKNWRKMIYSTKSNLYSRDGRRNDLNKLTLSRVRRWQKDYYTPDNMTLVVTGDIDFSAVDELVEKHFGDKTGKHIDYKPNYQVYPSVKRYKVIDTQSSQGIIVTGGFGPGLESQEEAMAMSVLCQILGGDTNSQLFNELREQHGLAYSVDMDYYTMMNSGSFIMAAAVDRENTEIGLKMIKRIFKQVGEKGVSEYELTKVKNHLAGQMLQQEESVSAIASTMGSRIALGLGLEHYLNRRERLLAVTGEQVKLVAKKYLREDKLYTLIQK
- a CDS encoding tetratricopeptide repeat protein, which encodes MNNEGKVKAEFIAWQTFSIFISSTFIDMQAERDHLKNIVFPKVEEELRKNRVRLEVVDLRWGLDTSTINDESDREVRVLQVCLDEIKRCRPFFIGLLGDRYGWVPAEDRMKDAIKRMEEMKGHTRLTTISENREDVPQTPFKKSLFSIFKRNKKEINDNPVSKEPTNTIPSDVSHICKSVTALEIEFGVLASEEQLTRSVFYFRDPLPYKEMPGDVAARYCDEYDPELEDEELSERKVALNNLKVEIRDHFDKKRLKDKVKPYSGNWDKNKHKVVGLEAWGEIVYEDIIRECKAQAKIKESDVPKNVYEQQEALLDAFIEDHTHITTIKTGTTVEEVPTFCGRIELLKELKEHLLNTDAEKWGLVLTGESGSGKSAVFSMIYRMLQREDCVLLANSAGISPRSRNVADLLQRWNKQLSKRLGIKYETDIGKTDEFDLKNISSQQKDQKPAIEELQQKFKELLFAIAEKEQVVILLDALDRFEPTSRAINMTWLPQVMPGKVRMLCTAITGTEVKAVQYHRELVSRDIDHFTKEEAEAMLVMLCLKQHKDMPENVKNSILARNRNDGISACSSPLWLSMAVNILMALDSHDFEEIQKGKGKADQAFNDFMLELVNGYKDTPGELFLDLVDKAAGYFGDEFTLKVFNYLACSRNGLRESDLEKLIPEKNENWDALTFASIRRWFAAHIREEGDNLQWNLAHSILRSSLLNKLEVDEFKNIHNAIAFHLLTLPEIDDIRISETMYFLMKAGNADKALNYYVSCSEQERQGATTVLAEAVSRDEKQHEWCFAILRAAGGNGDEIMKLAHHYIYDLNDALIVEGNLNERQELLDTLHDHIKTKTSISSNKEFGYDFAALNEKLGNIYQSLGKLDQALEFFYKFNHLMKELYESNPSNESLKNGLAISYSKLGDIYQSLGKLDQALKFYDKCNHFMKELYESNPSNESLKNGLAISYANLGEIYQSLGKLDQALEFYNKLNHLFKELYEINPSNESLKNGLASSYSKLGNIYQSLGKMDQALEFYNKFNHLMKELYESNPSNESL
- the folE2 gene encoding GTP cyclohydrolase FolE2, giving the protein MKNKDVQSERDTREITIDRVGVKKIRYPIVVEDRRNVNQQTVADIALYVDLREHERGTHMSRFLEVLNKYHKEDIISNLEQFLADLRERMGSETALAVIDFPYFIEKEAPVSKIRSLLSYQCHFQASLKEEYRLVIGVKVPITTLCPCSKEISDNGAHSQRSYVNIQVTLGEFVWLEELIEMVEASASCEIYSLLKRPDEKYVTEQAYDNPRFAEDIVREITLKLRQDERIASFKVETENLESIHDHNAYAGVWSNNFWEIKD
- a CDS encoding FAD:protein FMN transferase, producing MEKKKFGYLIQIIFVVILIGIGLWSQRNRVNESRQTAFIMDTFFEIEASGRIPDLDAVIDSAFALARDYEHLLSYYVEGSLISAVNNSRGEKTHIDSTLKEILVKGTYFYQATAGKYDLSIGSLSDLWDISKARIPEEKEIIEALANTGFDRIIVEGDSILIPAGMKLNLGSIAKGYIVDQVIDFLISEGVSEILVNAGGDIRIWGGDGMLIGIQHPQKDHGEVIDKIRIKDQAVVTSGDYERYFEVDGVRYHHIIDALTGYPARQCVSVTAIADDAETADALSTAAFVLSVPDAIKLADALPNGWVIIYHMEDDKLVRSVSSGAEEFLE